A genomic stretch from Desulfonispora thiosulfatigenes DSM 11270 includes:
- the rnc gene encoding ribonuclease III: protein MINIERKKQLDKLIGKIDLNLNKYYLLNIALTHPSYVFENGQKRDEHNQRLEFLGDAVVGLIVGEYLYKEYPNKTEGELTKIRAAVVCEASLARAANRLGLGPYLLMGKGEKLAGGSKRNSNLADAYESVVGALYLELGLDKIKDFTLKYIMPDIEKVISGDYGDYKTQLQEHLQKQQSVMIEYKIISEEGPDHDKEFKSGVFINEKLYATGKGKTKKEAEQKAAEASLRKMDILK, encoded by the coding sequence ATGATTAATATAGAAAGAAAAAAACAACTAGATAAATTAATAGGAAAAATAGACTTAAATTTAAATAAATATTATTTATTAAATATAGCTTTAACTCATCCTTCTTATGTTTTTGAAAATGGACAAAAAAGAGATGAACATAATCAAAGGCTCGAATTTTTAGGTGATGCTGTAGTGGGGTTGATTGTAGGAGAATATCTTTATAAAGAATATCCTAATAAAACTGAAGGTGAATTAACAAAAATAAGGGCAGCAGTTGTATGTGAAGCTAGTTTAGCAAGGGCAGCAAATAGGTTAGGACTAGGCCCTTATTTATTAATGGGTAAAGGTGAAAAATTAGCAGGAGGTTCTAAAAGAAATTCAAATTTAGCTGATGCTTATGAATCAGTAGTAGGAGCCCTATATTTAGAACTTGGTTTAGATAAAATTAAGGATTTCACTTTAAAATACATTATGCCCGATATTGAAAAGGTGATTTCTGGAGACTATGGGGATTATAAAACCCAACTTCAAGAACATTTGCAAAAACAACAATCTGTAATGATTGAATATAAAATTATATCTGAAGAAGGACCTGACCATGATAAGGAATTTAAAAGTGGTGTTTTCATAAATGAAAAATTATATGCAACCGGAAAAGGAAAAACAAAAAAAGAAGCAGAACAAAAGGCAGCAGAAGCTTCCCTTAGAAAGATGGATATTTTAAAATGA
- the acpP gene encoding acyl carrier protein, translating to MEIFDKVKDIVIDQLNVDAEEVSLETSFEELNADSLDVVEMVMALEEEFDIEIPDEDAEKIRSIGAAVQYIKAKI from the coding sequence GTGGAGATTTTTGATAAAGTTAAAGATATAGTTATTGATCAACTTAATGTAGATGCTGAAGAAGTATCTTTAGAAACTAGCTTTGAGGAATTAAATGCAGACTCTTTAGATGTTGTTGAAATGGTAATGGCATTAGAGGAAGAGTTTGATATCGAAATACCTGATGAAGATGCTGAGAAAATTAGAAGCATTGGAGCAGCGGTTCAATACATCAAGGCTAAGATTTAA
- the fabD gene encoding ACP S-malonyltransferase, which translates to MSKIAFVFPGQGSQCIGMGREMVNNFPCAKETFELADKRLGYKLSDLCFNGPEEKLKLTVHTQPALLTTSIACLRVLEENGVKPDYVAGHSLGEYSALVAAKAIEFSDAVWLVEQRGKYMQEAVVPGEGSMAAILGLDEESVYKLCEKCQDLGVIEPANFNCPGQIVVAGATPAINKAVEVAKELGAKRAIPLAVSGPFHSSLLEAAGNNLGLAIEKITINNPEVPVIANVSAGEVSTKEEIEESLIRQVSSSVKWEQSVRYLINKGVTTFIEIGSGKVLTGLIKKIDKSVNVHNVSDPTSLEQTLEGLKEAL; encoded by the coding sequence ATGAGTAAAATAGCCTTTGTTTTTCCAGGGCAAGGTTCACAGTGTATAGGAATGGGAAGAGAAATGGTAAATAATTTTCCTTGTGCAAAAGAAACCTTTGAGTTAGCTGATAAGCGCCTGGGTTATAAACTTTCAGATTTATGTTTTAATGGTCCAGAAGAAAAACTTAAATTAACAGTACATACTCAACCTGCGTTATTAACTACAAGTATTGCATGCTTGAGAGTATTAGAGGAAAATGGGGTAAAGCCTGACTATGTTGCAGGACATAGTTTAGGAGAATACTCAGCTCTTGTAGCAGCTAAAGCAATCGAGTTTTCCGATGCTGTATGGCTAGTAGAACAACGTGGAAAGTATATGCAAGAGGCAGTTGTCCCAGGAGAAGGAAGTATGGCAGCTATCCTTGGTTTAGATGAAGAAAGCGTTTATAAATTATGTGAAAAGTGTCAGGACTTAGGTGTTATTGAGCCAGCTAATTTTAATTGTCCTGGCCAAATAGTGGTTGCTGGAGCTACCCCTGCAATAAATAAGGCTGTTGAAGTGGCTAAAGAACTGGGTGCTAAAAGGGCTATTCCACTTGCAGTAAGTGGCCCATTTCATTCTTCATTACTAGAAGCAGCTGGAAATAATCTTGGCTTAGCGATAGAAAAGATCACTATTAATAATCCGGAAGTTCCTGTTATTGCTAATGTAAGTGCCGGAGAGGTATCTACTAAAGAAGAAATTGAAGAATCTTTAATTAGGCAAGTTAGTAGTTCAGTAAAATGGGAACAGTCCGTTAGATATTTAATAAATAAAGGAGTAACAACATTTATTGAAATTGGTTCTGGTAAAGTTCTTACTGGATTAATTAAAAAAATAGATAAAAGTGTAAATGTACATAATGTTTCAGATCCTACTTCTTTGGAGCAGACCTTAGAAGGTTTAAAGGAGGCTTTATAA
- a CDS encoding NAD(P)H-dependent flavin oxidoreductase yields MKLPNLKIGNLMPRYPIIQGGMAVRISTSRLASAVAEAGGIGLIAATGMDKDELKKEIRLAREKTQGIIGINIMFAATKFKELVFTALDEGIDLIVQGAGFSRDIFSWCKDADTPFIPIVSTPKLAVISERLGAAAIVAEGKEAGGHLGTEDSMRDILPKVKKVVSIPVIAAGGIVDARDMQEAFSLGANGVQMGIRFAASKEANGSDNLKELYVKSTKEDIVLVDSPVGLMGRALRNEFTDKLLAGNIKEPQTCNGCLKKCKHNFCIMEALNNAQKGNLSEGLAFSGEYIDKITEILSAQEIINRLVQEYESF; encoded by the coding sequence TTGAAACTGCCTAATTTAAAAATTGGAAATTTAATGCCCCGTTATCCCATAATACAAGGTGGAATGGCTGTTCGTATTTCCACTTCGCGCTTAGCTAGTGCTGTTGCTGAAGCTGGTGGTATCGGTCTAATTGCTGCAACTGGTATGGATAAAGATGAATTAAAAAAAGAAATAAGGTTAGCAAGAGAGAAAACTCAAGGTATAATAGGTATAAATATAATGTTTGCAGCTACCAAGTTTAAAGAATTAGTTTTTACAGCTTTAGATGAAGGTATTGATTTAATCGTTCAAGGTGCTGGTTTTTCGAGAGATATTTTCTCTTGGTGTAAAGATGCTGACACTCCTTTTATTCCAATAGTTTCAACTCCCAAATTGGCTGTAATTTCTGAGCGCCTTGGAGCAGCTGCTATAGTGGCTGAAGGAAAGGAAGCTGGAGGACACTTAGGTACAGAAGATTCAATGAGAGATATTTTGCCTAAAGTAAAAAAAGTTGTATCTATACCTGTTATAGCTGCTGGTGGTATAGTTGATGCAAGAGACATGCAAGAAGCATTTAGCTTAGGAGCAAATGGGGTGCAAATGGGAATTAGATTTGCAGCTAGCAAGGAAGCAAATGGATCAGATAATCTTAAAGAATTATATGTAAAATCCACAAAAGAAGATATTGTTTTAGTAGATAGTCCCGTTGGCTTAATGGGAAGAGCACTACGAAATGAATTTACAGATAAATTATTAGCGGGAAATATAAAAGAACCTCAAACTTGTAATGGATGCTTAAAAAAATGCAAACATAATTTTTGCATTATGGAAGCTTTAAATAATGCTCAAAAAGGAAACTTATCTGAAGGGTTAGCCTTTTCAGGTGAGTATATCGATAAAATTACAGAAATCTTATCTGCACAAGAAATTATAAATAGATTAGTACAAGAGTATGAGTCTTTTTAA
- the fabF gene encoding beta-ketoacyl-ACP synthase II has protein sequence MLKKRVVITGLGIVSPVGTGKEKFWTNLINGQSGIGPITKFDASEVSSKIAGEVDDFEVTDFIDKKEARRMDLFTQYAVGASLMALEDSKLDMNTMDPHKVGVVLGSGVGGIGTLEEQCNVLAEKGSRRVSPLMVPMMIINMAAGQVGISIGAKGPNLSVVSACASGTHAVGDAFKLIQRGDAEVVFTGGSEASITPLAVSGFCSMKALSKRNDDPTKASRPFDKDRDGFVIAEGSVVLVLESLEHALERKAEIYAEVLGYGLTCDAHHITAPSPDGEGAARSMEMAIKDAGLTPEQIDYINAHGTSTDLNDKYETMSMKKVFGETIKNVAVSSTKSMTGHLLGAAGALEAAVLALAITNGEIPPTINYENPDPDCDLNYVPNKAIKKDVNYALSNSLGFGGHNATILFGKYNG, from the coding sequence TTGCTAAAAAAGAGAGTAGTAATAACCGGATTAGGAATAGTATCCCCAGTAGGAACAGGAAAAGAAAAGTTTTGGACTAATTTAATAAATGGACAATCAGGAATAGGTCCAATAACTAAATTTGATGCTTCAGAAGTGTCTAGTAAAATTGCTGGAGAAGTAGATGATTTTGAAGTTACTGATTTTATCGATAAAAAAGAAGCTCGGAGAATGGACTTATTTACCCAATATGCAGTTGGTGCATCGTTAATGGCTCTTGAGGATAGTAAATTAGATATGAATACTATGGATCCTCATAAGGTTGGTGTAGTTCTAGGTTCAGGTGTAGGTGGTATAGGTACCTTAGAAGAGCAGTGTAATGTTTTAGCTGAAAAAGGTTCAAGAAGAGTAAGCCCATTAATGGTTCCGATGATGATAATTAATATGGCTGCTGGTCAAGTAGGTATATCAATAGGGGCTAAAGGACCAAACCTTAGTGTAGTTAGTGCATGTGCTTCTGGAACTCATGCAGTTGGAGATGCTTTTAAGTTAATTCAAAGAGGCGATGCAGAAGTAGTATTTACAGGTGGGTCAGAAGCTTCAATAACCCCACTTGCAGTTTCAGGATTTTGTTCAATGAAAGCCTTATCAAAACGTAATGATGACCCAACTAAAGCTAGTAGACCTTTTGATAAAGATAGAGATGGGTTTGTAATTGCAGAAGGTTCTGTAGTTTTAGTTTTAGAAAGCTTAGAACATGCTTTAGAAAGAAAAGCAGAAATTTATGCTGAAGTTTTAGGATATGGATTAACCTGTGATGCTCACCATATTACTGCCCCATCCCCAGATGGTGAAGGCGCAGCAAGATCTATGGAAATGGCGATAAAAGATGCAGGATTAACACCAGAACAAATTGATTATATTAATGCTCATGGTACTTCTACAGATTTAAATGATAAATATGAAACTATGTCTATGAAAAAAGTATTTGGAGAAACAATCAAAAATGTAGCAGTTAGCTCAACTAAATCAATGACAGGACATTTACTAGGAGCAGCAGGAGCCCTAGAAGCTGCTGTATTAGCCCTTGCTATTACAAATGGAGAAATTCCACCAACAATTAATTATGAAAATCCTGACCCAGATTGTGATTTAAACTATGTACCTAATAAAGCAATTAAGAAAGATGTAAATTATGCACTTTCAAATTCTTTAGGTTTTGGTGGACATAATGCAACAATTTTATTTGGAAAGTATAATGGTTAA
- the fabK gene encoding enoyl-[acyl-carrier-protein] reductase FabK — protein sequence MLKTDLCDLLGVQYPIIQGGMAWVATGELAAAVSNAGGLGIIGAGSAPKEIVRGQIKKAKELTNKPFGVNIYFISPFVDDIIDLVIEENIKIITTGAGNPGKYISRFKEAGIKVFPLVSSVALARRLEKIGVDGLIAEGLECGGHVGELTTMALVPQIVDAVNIPVIAAGGIFDARGVVAALSFGVQGVQMGTRFVCAEECTVHENYKEALIKAKDRDTVLTGTSGHKVRVVKNKLTRTFDELVENNATEEEFEKLGAGRLRMAVVDGDIQMGSIMAGQVASMIKKVQPAKEIIEEIVTETSEIINNLKRFL from the coding sequence ATGTTAAAAACAGACTTATGTGATTTATTAGGAGTACAATATCCAATTATTCAAGGTGGTATGGCATGGGTAGCAACAGGTGAATTAGCAGCAGCAGTATCAAATGCAGGTGGCCTGGGTATTATTGGAGCAGGTAGTGCGCCAAAGGAAATTGTGCGCGGACAGATAAAAAAGGCAAAAGAATTAACTAATAAACCTTTTGGTGTAAATATATATTTTATTTCTCCTTTTGTGGATGATATTATAGACCTTGTAATTGAAGAAAATATTAAAATTATAACAACTGGTGCTGGAAATCCAGGTAAATATATTAGTAGGTTTAAAGAAGCAGGAATAAAAGTTTTTCCTTTAGTATCCTCAGTAGCTCTTGCTAGAAGACTTGAGAAAATTGGTGTGGATGGTTTAATAGCAGAAGGCCTTGAATGTGGAGGTCATGTAGGGGAATTAACTACGATGGCTTTAGTTCCTCAAATTGTGGATGCAGTGAATATACCAGTAATCGCAGCTGGCGGAATTTTTGATGCTAGAGGCGTAGTAGCTGCACTCAGCTTTGGAGTACAAGGAGTACAAATGGGAACTAGATTTGTATGTGCTGAAGAATGTACTGTCCATGAAAATTATAAAGAAGCCTTAATTAAAGCAAAAGATCGTGATACAGTTTTAACTGGAACTTCTGGTCATAAAGTACGAGTTGTAAAAAATAAATTAACGAGAACATTTGATGAATTAGTAGAGAATAATGCAACAGAAGAAGAGTTTGAAAAACTAGGTGCAGGCAGATTAAGAATGGCTGTAGTAGATGGAGATATTCAAATGGGATCAATTATGGCAGGTCAAGTAGCATCAATGATTAAAAAAGTTCAACCTGCTAAAGAAATTATTGAAGAAATAGTAACTGAAACAAGCGAAATTATAAATAACTTAAAAAGGTTTTTGTAA
- the fabG gene encoding 3-oxoacyl-[acyl-carrier-protein] reductase: MSGTKKIAVVTGASRGIGRAIALKLAKEGIKVAVNYNGSEDKAKEVLSEIIASGGEGIIVKANISNAEDVAKMFETVENELGKVDILVNNAGITKDNLIMRMKEEEWDSVIETNLKGAFNCIKAISRGMIKQKAGKIINIASVVALAGNVGQSNYVAAKAGIIGLTKSVALEFASRGIQVNAVAPGFISTDMTDALPDNIKEQLLERIPVKKLGTPEDVANTVAFLASPESDYITGQVINVNGGMYV; encoded by the coding sequence ATGAGTGGAACAAAAAAGATAGCAGTTGTTACCGGTGCATCCAGAGGAATAGGCAGAGCCATAGCTTTAAAGCTAGCTAAGGAAGGTATTAAAGTCGCTGTAAACTATAATGGTAGTGAAGATAAAGCCAAAGAGGTCTTAAGTGAAATTATCGCAAGTGGTGGAGAAGGAATAATAGTGAAAGCTAATATTTCAAACGCTGAAGATGTAGCTAAAATGTTTGAAACCGTAGAAAATGAACTTGGTAAGGTAGATATTTTAGTTAATAATGCAGGTATAACAAAAGATAATCTCATTATGCGTATGAAAGAAGAAGAATGGGATAGTGTAATAGAAACTAATTTAAAAGGTGCTTTTAATTGTATTAAAGCAATTAGTAGAGGTATGATAAAACAAAAGGCTGGAAAAATAATCAACATAGCTTCTGTAGTAGCTTTAGCAGGTAATGTAGGCCAAAGTAATTACGTAGCAGCAAAGGCAGGTATTATTGGATTAACTAAATCGGTTGCTTTAGAATTTGCAAGTAGAGGAATCCAGGTTAATGCAGTAGCACCAGGGTTTATTTCAACTGACATGACTGATGCTCTTCCTGATAATATCAAAGAACAATTATTAGAGCGCATTCCAGTAAAAAAACTTGGTACCCCTGAAGATGTTGCAAATACAGTTGCTTTCTTAGCTTCACCTGAAAGTGACTATATAACAGGGCAAGTTATTAATGTCAATGGTGGAATGTATGTATAA
- a CDS encoding beta-ketoacyl-ACP synthase III, producing the protein MDIKLLPVGVIGTGSYLPDMVITNKDLEKMVDTNDEWITSRTGIKERRKADCEKSTSYMASMAAKKALENANVKAEEIDMIIVATITPDMFFPSTACLVQEQIGAVNAAAVDLGAACTGFIYSLAFASNLISTGMYKKILVIGSETLTRILDPKDRNTLVLFGDGAGACVLSQVEEGSGFLSFDLGSDGKGANLLYSSATINSESVAKGDHYLKMAGNEVFKFAIRILNETAQKALEKAGLTKEELDFLVPHQANKRIIQSAMKRLDISEDKVYVNLDKYGNMSGASIPVALDEAVRNGKVKKGDNIILVGFGAGLTWGSCVIRWV; encoded by the coding sequence ATGGATATAAAACTTTTACCTGTTGGTGTAATTGGAACAGGTTCATATTTACCGGATATGGTAATAACAAACAAAGATTTAGAAAAAATGGTAGATACAAATGATGAATGGATCACTTCTAGAACTGGGATTAAAGAAAGAAGAAAAGCTGATTGTGAAAAATCAACTTCATACATGGCATCAATGGCTGCAAAAAAGGCCTTAGAAAATGCAAATGTAAAAGCTGAAGAAATAGACATGATTATTGTAGCAACAATAACTCCAGACATGTTTTTTCCATCAACGGCTTGTTTAGTACAAGAACAAATAGGAGCGGTAAATGCCGCAGCTGTTGATTTAGGAGCTGCTTGCACAGGCTTTATTTATAGTCTGGCTTTTGCAAGTAATTTAATTTCTACAGGAATGTATAAAAAGATTTTAGTTATAGGTTCAGAAACATTAACTCGTATTTTAGATCCAAAGGATCGTAATACTTTAGTTCTATTTGGGGATGGAGCAGGTGCATGTGTATTGTCCCAAGTAGAAGAAGGAAGTGGGTTTTTATCTTTTGACTTAGGTTCTGATGGTAAAGGAGCAAATCTTTTATACTCTAGTGCTACAATTAATAGTGAAAGCGTAGCAAAAGGTGATCATTATTTAAAAATGGCAGGTAATGAAGTCTTTAAATTTGCTATTCGGATATTAAATGAAACTGCCCAAAAGGCATTAGAAAAAGCTGGTTTAACAAAAGAAGAATTAGACTTTTTAGTACCTCATCAAGCTAATAAAAGAATTATCCAATCAGCGATGAAAAGATTAGATATTTCTGAAGATAAGGTGTACGTAAATTTAGATAAGTATGGTAATATGTCAGGAGCAAGTATTCCTGTAGCGTTAGATGAAGCAGTAAGAAATGGAAAAGTAAAAAAAGGCGACAATATAATTTTAGTAGGGTTTGGAGCAGGGTTAACCTGGGGATCATGTGTAATTAGGTGGGTTTAG
- a CDS encoding elongator complex protein 3: MKTLVIPIFIPHLGCPHTCVFCNQRKIAGISEIPTKEMISKITTEFLNTLNNEKKYYLEIAFYGGSFTGIKAELQEEYLSEANALLKQGIINGIRLSTRPDYINEKVIERLTRYQVTTVELGVQSLDEEVLLKSERGHKGQVVEKAVSLLKKAKIKVGIQLMPGLPGDTPQKVLDTTKRVLNLKPDMVRIYPTVVIKDTKLAEMYQEKEYTPWSLDEVIEVAAEMLILFSQKKINVIRIGLQATENLHTDKDLIAGPFHPAMGELVKARVFRKQIENIFRQIDNISQEINLYCYPGELSQVKGQKNQNITFLQEKYITKINVLPQKELEKGSLMLIDEKEKTYLSLREEFLVKYTEEVLY, encoded by the coding sequence ATGAAAACATTAGTAATACCTATTTTCATTCCACATCTTGGTTGTCCTCATACCTGTGTTTTTTGTAATCAAAGAAAAATAGCAGGTATTTCAGAAATTCCTACTAAAGAAATGATTAGTAAGATTACTACTGAATTTTTAAATACATTAAATAATGAAAAAAAATATTATCTCGAAATTGCCTTTTATGGAGGCAGTTTCACAGGGATAAAAGCTGAATTACAAGAAGAATATTTAAGTGAGGCTAATGCTTTATTAAAACAGGGAATAATAAATGGAATCAGGCTCTCAACTAGGCCTGATTATATTAATGAAAAGGTAATTGAAAGATTAACAAGATATCAGGTAACAACTGTTGAATTAGGAGTTCAATCACTTGATGAGGAAGTTTTATTAAAAAGTGAAAGAGGACATAAAGGACAGGTAGTAGAAAAAGCTGTTTCTCTATTAAAAAAGGCTAAGATAAAGGTAGGCATACAATTAATGCCAGGACTCCCGGGTGATACTCCTCAAAAAGTATTAGATACAACAAAAAGAGTATTAAACTTAAAGCCCGATATGGTGAGAATATATCCAACAGTAGTTATTAAGGATACAAAACTTGCCGAAATGTATCAAGAAAAAGAATATACACCTTGGTCTTTAGATGAAGTGATTGAAGTAGCTGCAGAAATGTTGATTTTATTTAGTCAAAAGAAAATCAATGTTATCCGTATAGGATTACAAGCAACAGAAAATTTGCATACTGATAAAGACTTAATAGCAGGTCCTTTTCATCCAGCTATGGGCGAACTTGTTAAAGCACGCGTATTTCGAAAACAAATTGAGAATATTTTTAGACAAATTGATAATATTTCTCAGGAAATTAATTTATACTGCTATCCTGGAGAGTTATCACAAGTAAAAGGACAAAAAAATCAAAATATTACTTTTTTACAGGAAAAATATATAACAAAGATCAATGTTTTACCCCAAAAGGAATTAGAAAAAGGATCTTTAATGTTAATTGATGAAAAAGAAAAAACTTATTTATCTTTACGAGAAGAATTTCTAGTAAAATATACAGAGGAAGTGCTTTACTAA